The Pontibacter sp. SGAir0037 DNA segment GCACCTAAAATAAGGGCTATGGAGCTAATAGAAGAGATAGAGAATACAAAGCGTGGCTTATATGCTGGAGCCTATGGGTACCTTACACCAGAGCAGGATGCCGACTTTAATGTGGTTATTCGCAGCATCCAGTATAATGCCTCCACCCAATATCTCTCCTTTATGGTGGGCAGTGCTATCACATACGATTCAGACCCGGAGCAAGAATACCAGGAATGCCTGCTGAAGGCGCAGGCTATTTTAAAAGTACTTGGCCAGGGCTGATGGTTGCTCCTTCAGCAAATGTGAATGACGAATTAGAAATTATGAATGGTAAGAAGTTTAAATTTTCTTAGTACCCTAAATGGTACTGTCTCGCATAAACCTCTAATTGTTCAACTTCGATAAAGAGTGTATTGTAAGGTCCGCTTAAAACTATACATACTTAATCTCAACCCCACATTCTTAATTCATAACTTTTAATTCATAATTCTTTTCACCGCCTGTCATTCTGTCACATCATTTGTAATCTTATTTGTATATTTGCAGCTGAAAGAGTATCCCTATGAATACGATAGTAGATTTAGATTTTATAGATAATCGCACACCAGAGCAGGCAGCAGCCTCATGCGATACACATATTACAGTAGAAACCAATACAGGGAAGTCACGCAAGCTATACATAGAAAGCTATGGATGTGCAATGAATTTCTCTGATAGCGAGATTGTTTCCTCTATCATGCATGAACAGGGTTTCGATACCACCTCCACCATAGAAAATGCGGATGTGGTTTTCCTGAACACCTGCTCCATCCGTGAAAAAGCAGAGCAAACTGTTCGCAACCGCTTAGGCCAGATCAATTACCACAAGCGCAAAAATCCGGGTATGGTAATCGGTGTGCTGGGCTGTATGGCCGAACGCCTGAAAAAATCTTTACTGGAGGAAGAGAAAATTGTTGACCTTGTGGTAGGTCCTGATGCCTATCGTGACCTGCCTAACCTGATCAATGAAGTAGATGGCGGTCAGAAAGCAGTAAATGTGCTTCTTTCCCGTGAAGAAACATACGCTGACATTAACCCGATCAGGTTAAACAGCAACGGCGTGAGCGCCTTTATCTCGATTATGCGTGGCTGTGACAACATGTGCTCTTTCTGCGTGGTGCCCTTTACGCGTGGCCGTGAGCGTAGCCGCGACGCACATTCTATTGTGCGCGAAGCAGAAAGCCTGGTAGCACAAGGCTACAAGGAAGTAACGCTGCTGGGCCAGAACGTAGATTCCTATAAGTGGGCATCTGAAGGCGGAACGGAGTCAGTTAACTTTGCCCAACTGCTGGAGAAAGTGGCGCTTGTAAGTCCTGACCTGCGTGTTCGCTTCTCGACCTCACACCCAAAAGATATTACAGATGAGGTGCTGTATACGATGAAGAAGTATGACAACATCTGCAAATACATTCACCTTCCTGCGCAGAGTGGAAATTCCCGTGTACTGGAACTGATGAACCGCACCTACGACCGTGATTGGTACATCAACCGGGTTGACGCGATCAGAAATATACTGGGCGAAGAGTGTGGCATTTCTTCTGATATGATTACCGGATTCTGCACCGAAACGGAAGAAGAACACCAGGATACGCTTTCGCTTATGGAATATGTGCAGTACGATTACTCTTATATGTTCTTCTATTCGGAACGCCCGGGTACGCTGGCGGCCAGAAAACTGGAAGACGACATTCCGCTGGAGGTGAAGAAAAGAAGGCTCGATGAAATTATAAATAAACAGCGGGAAACTTCCCTGGCCCGCAACAAGCGTGACATCGGTAAAGTGCACCGAGTACTGGTAGAGAACTTTTCCAAAAAATCCCAAGATCAACTGAGTGGCCGAAACGACCAGAACAAAGTAGTGATCTTCGACAAGAAGCACTACCAAAAAGGCGATTATGTAAACGTGCTGGTACACGACTGCAGCGTTGGCACCCTGTTCGGTGAAGCGGTTGACTAATGTGCTAATTCATTAATTTGTTAATGTGCTAATATTTATTGTCTTATCATTAGCACTCATTCTATTAGCACCTTAGCACATTTTTTCATTAGCAAATTAAATTCATGCGCAATATAGATATCCAGAGTACAAAACAACGTTTTGGTATTATCGGCAATTCTCCTTTGCTGAACTATGCAGTGCAGGTGGCGGTACAGGTAGCTCCAACCGATATGACGGTGCTGATTACCGGGGAGAGTGGCAGTGGTAAAGAATCTTTCTCTAAGATCATTCATCAGCTGAGCCCCCGCAAACACGGGCAGTTTATCGCCATTAACTGCGGCGCCATACCAGAAGGCACCATAGATTCCGAATTGTTCGGGCATGAAAAAGGTTCTTTTACAGGAGCACAGGAAGCGCGTAAAGGATATTTTGAGGTAACTGACGGCGGCACTATTTTTCTGGATGAAATCGGGGAAATGCCTTTGGGGACACAGGCCCGCCTGCTACGTGTACTCGAAAACGGAGAGTTTATCAAAGTAGGTTCTTCAAAAGTTCAGAAGACAGATGTGCGCGTAGTTGCCGCTACCAACGTGAACCTGATGAGTGCCGTTGAAAAAGGCCAGTTCAGGGAAGACTTGTATTACCGCCTGAACACCGTGCCGATTACAGTACCTCCCCTTCGCGAGCGAGGCGACGATATTTACCTGCTATTCCGTAAATTTGCGAGTGATTTTGCTGAGAAATATAAAGTTAAACCGATTACCTTAACTCCAGATGCGGTAGAGGAACTCCTAAAGTTCAGATTCCCGGGCAATATTCGCCAGTTAAAAAATATTGTAGAACAGATTTCCGTTCTCGAATACGACAGAGAATTAAATGCCTCCCGCTTAGGCCAATATCTGCCACGGGAACAAAGCAGTAATTTTCCGGCCCTTGTAAACAGAGAAAATGTAGCCGAGCAGCCTTTTTCGGAACGCGATATCTTATATAAAGTGTTGTTCGACATGAGGCGTGACATGTCTGAACTCAAAAAGCTGGTTTTTGAAATGATGACGCACCAGCCAAACGACGAAGACCTGCTAAAAGAGCACAGTCACCTGTTCGAGAATATGGATACCTCTGGCTACAACGGGCGAAACTACCAGCAGGCAGAACCGAAAGAAG contains these protein-coding regions:
- the miaB gene encoding tRNA (N6-isopentenyl adenosine(37)-C2)-methylthiotransferase MiaB — encoded protein: MNTIVDLDFIDNRTPEQAAASCDTHITVETNTGKSRKLYIESYGCAMNFSDSEIVSSIMHEQGFDTTSTIENADVVFLNTCSIREKAEQTVRNRLGQINYHKRKNPGMVIGVLGCMAERLKKSLLEEEKIVDLVVGPDAYRDLPNLINEVDGGQKAVNVLLSREETYADINPIRLNSNGVSAFISIMRGCDNMCSFCVVPFTRGRERSRDAHSIVREAESLVAQGYKEVTLLGQNVDSYKWASEGGTESVNFAQLLEKVALVSPDLRVRFSTSHPKDITDEVLYTMKKYDNICKYIHLPAQSGNSRVLELMNRTYDRDWYINRVDAIRNILGEECGISSDMITGFCTETEEEHQDTLSLMEYVQYDYSYMFFYSERPGTLAARKLEDDIPLEVKKRRLDEIINKQRETSLARNKRDIGKVHRVLVENFSKKSQDQLSGRNDQNKVVIFDKKHYQKGDYVNVLVHDCSVGTLFGEAVD
- a CDS encoding sigma-54-dependent Fis family transcriptional regulator; translated protein: MRNIDIQSTKQRFGIIGNSPLLNYAVQVAVQVAPTDMTVLITGESGSGKESFSKIIHQLSPRKHGQFIAINCGAIPEGTIDSELFGHEKGSFTGAQEARKGYFEVTDGGTIFLDEIGEMPLGTQARLLRVLENGEFIKVGSSKVQKTDVRVVAATNVNLMSAVEKGQFREDLYYRLNTVPITVPPLRERGDDIYLLFRKFASDFAEKYKVKPITLTPDAVEELLKFRFPGNIRQLKNIVEQISVLEYDRELNASRLGQYLPREQSSNFPALVNRENVAEQPFSERDILYKVLFDMRRDMSELKKLVFEMMTHQPNDEDLLKEHSHLFENMDTSGYNGRNYQQAEPKEGYYLPIKHNQVHEYEEEQKVEDIPHETEEESLSLEDKEKELILKALKKHNNKRKYAAQDLGISERTLYRKLKQYDIEN